The following are encoded in a window of Acinonyx jubatus isolate Ajub_Pintada_27869175 chromosome D4, VMU_Ajub_asm_v1.0, whole genome shotgun sequence genomic DNA:
- the LOC113593661 gene encoding uncharacterized protein LOC113593661, which produces MSPSFRKREMRCTPGHWRQLPLFLSCVYCQDQDECCLFALAKPTAQDGNSELMKCEPERQQVGAMETLPSVRCLDVPWRKSHSPRAGWLTCHIQKLHTLPHSEMKAWPRWSREGTLKGISLLKSGHSKPSPRLLLPLFRKFRIHGKNLKRKRMWNSMTLKKKQPSAPLHNHHPLLSNSAGKNHKVTFIDYLPSAGHYAKSFS; this is translated from the exons ATGAGTCCTtccttcagaaagagagagatgagatgTACCCCTGGACATTGGAGACAACTGCCTTTATTCCTTTCCTGTGTGTACTGTCAAGATCAGGATGAG TGCTGTCTGTTTGCTCTGGCTAAGCCTACAGCCCAGGATGGAAACtctgaactcatgaagtgtgagccTGAAAGACAGCAAGTTGGAG CCATGGAAACCCTACCAAGTGTGAGGTGCCTTGATGTGCCATGGAGAAAAAGTCACAGTCCCAGAGCTGGATGGCTTACATGCCACATACAGAAGCTG CACACATTACCTCACTCTGAAATGAAGGCATGGCCAAGGTGGTCAAGGGAAGGGACCCTGAAAGGGATCAG CCTTCTCAAGTCAGGTCACAGCAAGCCATCACCCcgactcctcctccccctcttcagGAAATTCAGAATCCATGGAAAGAATCTGAAGCGGAAGAGGATGTGGAATTcaatgaccttaaaaaaaaaacagccttcaGCACCTCTCCACAACCACCATCCCCTCCTCTCCAATTCTGCAGGAAAAAATCATAAGGTGACATTTATTGACTATTTACCATCTGCTGGTCACTATGCTAAGTCCTTTTCATGA